One segment of Gadus chalcogrammus isolate NIFS_2021 chromosome 8, NIFS_Gcha_1.0, whole genome shotgun sequence DNA contains the following:
- the nfatc4 gene encoding nuclear factor of activated T-cells, cytoplasmic 4: MGAAPGPGWEEGEFEFKLVFEEDPPRPLHQGPSPLLPAAADALTENPGERTEGDLAHLDCDRDAERHLNTSQGNQPVGISGLSPSANQRAGMHSPPPRRALVREFSGTYESLPARSVQLSESRVMECPSIQITTISQDDDPAPPGSRYWDTGGGGGGGGGGGGWDRERLYLPLLDPFSYRDGTPGSLSPSPASSPSSRGWLSPASSCDSLLVEEDDLSESAVHLVLSPSSRPTSPGGKKRRNTPLGGSPCASRRGSYSSEEPHAAGPDGHDSAPLSQAPPLGCELSIPQKTRKTSLEQLSSREVDPEPAPGHSAPCPVPEEQQPRREPPSVGMDYLSVPPALGWGRTRASAHSPLFRTNALPPLDWPLPSQFDQYELRMEVQPRPHHRAHYETEGSRGAVKAAPAGHPVVKLCGYTDRKPLSLQVFVGTADDRSIRPHPFYQIHRVTGKMVGTASQESVQAGTKILDIPLSPESSMTALIDCAGILKLRNSDIELRKGETDVGRKNTRVRLVFRTHLPLAPSAGAPGRVLALQVASLPIECSQRSAQELPVIESVSLTSCCVEGGEELLLSGTNFLPISRVLFMERGTDGKLQWEEEARVDRENSNEGLLCVRVPAYSDRSVSRPVAVCLYVSNGKRKRSSTHCFKYIPIMFKEEESLRPRPLALALAPPPAPPLDGLCPMESSMEKADGPPRPPRGDPTSEDALLGFHLPPYPSAYSSPLYPVALGPHDEYFPRPDARPDDPGGGDDGRGPRGGGGGGGGGGPLAERHPGFESLELGFTELLPPRYPHGGRGARPPSPSPWLDSPYLSSSPSPSHSSSLSPFPAGSPLSGSPLPPPGPHYPAYGQQEAPPSPPSSSYQDFYYPPPYSHYDGGCWDPPPGRGVAPGGGRWAEGSSPFPGSSPSTAAMHHITLEEVNEFIGEDIQSFGTECQMDNHPH, from the exons ATGGGGGCCGCGCCGGGTCCGGGTTGGGAGGAGGGCGAGTTCGAGTTTAAGTTGGTTTTTGAGGAAGACCCACCGCGGCCACTTCACCAGGGCCCGTCCCCGCTGCTGCCCGCCGCGGCCGACGCGCTCACGGAGAACCCCGGCGAGAGGACCGAGGGCGACCTCGCGCACCTTGACTGCGACCGGGACGCTG AAAGGCACCTGAACACCTCTCAGGGAAACCAGCCAGTGGGCATCAGCGGCCTGTCCccctcggccaatcagagggccgGGATGCATTCCCCGCCCCCTCGGAGAGCCCTGGTGAGAGAGTTCAGCGGCACGTACGAGAGCCTGCCCGCCCGATCCGTCCAG CTGTCGGAGTCCCGTGTGATGGAGTGCCCCAGCATCCAGATCACCACCATCTCCCAGGACGACGACCCCGCCCCGCCGGGCTCCCGCTACTGGGAcacgggcggcggcggcggcggcggcggcggcggcggcggctgggaCCGCGAGCGCCTCTacctccccctgctggacccCTTCTCCTACCGCGACGGCACCCCCGGCTCCCTCAGCCCgagccccgcctccagcccctcctcccgCGGCTGGctaagccccgcctccagctGCGACTccctgctggtggaggaggacgaccTGAGCGAGAGCGCCGTGCACCTGGTGCTCTCGCCCTCCTCGCGGCCCACCTCGCCGGGGGGCAAGAAGCGGCGCAACACGCCCCTGGGGGGGTCGCCCTGCGCCTCCCGCCGCGGCAGCTACTCCTCCGAGGAGCCGCACGCCGCTGGCCCGGACGGCCACGACTCCGCCCCTCTGTCTCAAGCCCCGCCCCTGGGCTGCGAGCTCAGCATCCCGCAGAAGACGAGGAAGACGTCGCTGGAGCAG CTCTCCAGCAGGGAGGTGGACCCGGAGCCGGCTCCAGGCCACAGCGCCCCCTGCCCGGTGCCGGAGGAACAGCAGCCCAGGAGAGAGCCCCCCTCCGTGGGCATGGACTACCTGTCGGTGCCCCCGGCTCTGGGCTGGGGCCGGACCCGCGCCAGCGCGCACAGCCCGCTCTTCAG GACTAATGCCCTGCCCCCACTCGATTGGCCGCTGCCCTCCCAGTTCGACCAATACGAGCTGCGCATGGAGGTGCAGCCCCGCCCACACCACAGGGCTCACTATGAGACGGAGGGCAGCCGAGGGGCGGTCAAGGCTGCTCCCGCAGGCCACCCGGTGGTGAAG CTGTGTGGCTATACAGACCGGAAGCCTCTGTCACTGCAGGTGTTTGTTGGAACAGCTGATGACCGATCAATCAGGCCTCATCCCTTCTATCAGATACACAG GGTCACGGGGAAAATGGTGGGAACGGCAAGTCAGGAGAGTGTCCAGGCTGGAACCAAGATCCTGGACATCCCCCTCAGCCCTGAGTCCAGCATGACTGcact cATCGACTGCGCAGGGATTCTGAAGCTGAGGAACTCGGACATCGAGCTGAGGAAAGGGGAGACCGACGTGGGGAGGAAGAACACGCGTGTCCGGCTGGTCTTCCGAACTCATCTGCCTctggcgccctctgctggcgcCCCCGGGCGGGTGCTGGCCTTACAGGTGGCCTCGCTGCCGATTGAATGCT CCCAGCGCTCGGCCCAGGAGCTGCCCGTCATCGAGTCGGTTAGCCTGACTTCCTgttgtgtggagggaggggaggagctactGCTGAGTGGCACCAACTTCCTGCCCATCTCCAGAGTCCTCTTcatggagagagggacag acggCAAGTTACAATGGGAAGAAGAGGCCCGTGTTGACCGCGAAAATAGCAATgag GGGCTGTTGTGTGTTCGGGTTCCCGCCTACAGCGACCGGTCCGTCAGTCGGCCCGTGGCCGTCTGTCTGTACGTCTCCAACGGCAAGCGGAAGCGCAGCAGTACACACTGTTTCAAGTACATTCCCA TCATGTTCAAAGAGGAGGAGTCTctgcggccccgccccctggccctggccctggccccgcccccggccccgcccctggACGGGCTGTGTCCCATGGAGAGCTCCATGGAGAAGGCGGacgggcccccccggcccccgcgaGGGGACCCCACGTCGGAGGACGCCCTACTGGGCTTCCACCTGCCGCCCTACCCCTCGGCCTACTCCTCCCCGCTCTACCCGGTCGCGCTGGGCCCGCACGACGAGTACTTCCCCCGGCCCGACGCCCGGCCCGACGACCCGGGGGGAGGCGACGACGGCCGGGggccccgcggcggcggcggcggcggcggcggcggcggccccctCGCCGAGCGGCACCCCGGCTTCGAGAGCCTGGAGCTGGGCTTCACCGAGCTGCTGCCGCCGCGGTACCCCCACGGCGGGCGGGGGGCGCGGCCGCCCTCACCCTCGCCGTGGCTGGACTCGCCGTACCTCTCGTCCTCGCCGTCGCCCTCCCACTCGTCCTCGCTCAGCCCTTTCCCGGCCGGCAGCCCCCTCTCCGGctccccgctgcccccccccggcccgcaCTACCCGGCCTACGGCCAGCAGGAGgcgcccccctcgccccccagctcctcctaccaGGACTTCTACTACCCGCCCCCGTACTCCCACTACGACGGGGGCTGCTGGGACCCCCCCCCGGGGAGGGGCGTGGCGCCCGGGGGGGGGCGCTGGGCGGagggctcctcccccttcccaggctcctccccctccaccgccgccaTGCACCACATCACCCTGGAGGAAG TGAATGAGTTCATCGGGGAGGACATCCAGTCGTTTGGGACGGAGTGCCAGATGGACAACCATCCTCACTGA
- the myadmb gene encoding myeloid-associated differentiation marker homolog, whose protein sequence is MAVVLHTGPLFWTRLCAMIFACVAFSVAVHGGQLHHGTGDWCIFCWAFSFAGSLLVLLVELFGLQARAPISWKNFPITFACYAALLCLSASIIFPLYYVKGDHSYSEVHNLRIVSTVFSCLATVCYMSEVSISKARPGEVAGYMATAPGLLKVCETFVACVIFVFVSDPVLYDRHDALKYCMSVYCICFILSAAVIVLCVGECTGCLPFPFARFLSGYALLAVVLYLSATIIWPIFNFDNKNGGHKVRPSQCSNAMGLCQWDKTMAVAVLTGVNFLLYLADLITSARLVFVSA, encoded by the coding sequence aTGGCTGTCGTCCTCCACACCGGCCCTCTCTTCTGGACCCGTCTCTGCGCCATGATCTTCGCCTGCGTGGCCTTCTCGGTGGCCGTGCATGGCGGCCAGCTGCACCACGGCACGGGCGACTGGTGCATCTTCTGCTGGGCCTTCAGCTTCGCCGGCAGCCTGCTGGTGCTCCTGGTGGAGCTGTTCGGCCTGCAGGCGCGGGCGCCCATCTCCTGGAAGAACTTCCCCATCACGTTCGCCTGCTACGCCGCGCTCCTCTGCCTCTCCGCCTCCATCATCTTCCCCCTGTACTACGTCAAGGGCGACCACAGCTACAGCGAGGTGCACAACCTGCGCATCGTCTCCACCGTCTTCTCCTGCCTGGCCACCGTCTGCTACATGTCGGAGGTGAGCATCAGCAAGGCGCGACCGGGCGAGGTGGCCGGCTACATGGCCACCGCCCCGGGCCTGCTGAAGGTGTGCGAGACCTTCGTGGCGTGCGTCATCTTCGTGTTCGTCAGCGACCCGGTGCTGTACGACCGCCACGACGCGCTCAAGTACTGCATGTCCGTGTACTGCATCTGCTTCATCCTGTCGGCCGCCGTCATCGTGCTGTGCGTGGGCGAGTGCACCGGCTGCCTGCCCTTCCCCTTCGCCCGCTTCCTGTCGGGGTACGCGCTGCTGGCCGTGGTGCTCTACCTGTCCGCCACCATTATCTGGCCCATCTTCAACTTTGACAACAAGAACGGCGGCCACAAGGTCCGACCCAGCCAATGCAGCAACGCGATGGGCCTGTGCCAGTGGGACAAGACGATGGCCGTGGCCGTGCTCACCGGCGTCAACTTCCTCCTGTACCTGGCCGACCTTATCACCTCGGCCCGCTTGGTGTTCGTCAGTGCCTGA
- the pex19 gene encoding peroxisomal biogenesis factor 19 — protein MASGSTESSAGQDAELDELLDSALDDFDKTSVPSSAPPAADASSSPDHGAEKPPLLEDSKFFESLFEGDMADQAKDEWEKAMSELAQEEPELLQHFHKLSEAAGKVGTDVASQQEFTSCLKNTLSGLAKNANNLQSSGLAGEDLVKTLEGLGLDESGEGGGGGGGGGGADDGNILPIMQSIMQNLLSKEVLYPSLKEITGKYPDWLESNKPSLSPEDYRRYEQQAQIMGDICSEFEKEGAECTDSDGKFESILDLMQRLQDLGQPPKELAGDAPAGLNFDMESLNLPGVPGAGAAENCSIM, from the exons ATGGCGTCAGGATCAACCGAGTCGTCTGCTGGGCAAGATGCAGAATTGGACGAGTTATTGGATA GCGCTTTAGATGACTTTGACAAGACATCGGTCCCTTCGTCTGCTCCGCCAGCCGCAGACGCGTCCTCCTCACCCGACCATGGTGCAGAGAAG cccccACTGCTGGAGGATAGCAAGTTCTTTGAGAGTCTCTTTGAGGGTGACATGGCCGACCAAGCGAAGGATGAGTGGGAGAAGGCCATGAGTGAACTGGCCCAGGAGGAGCCCGAGCTGCTCCAACACTTCCACAAACTATCCGAGGCAGCAGGGAAAGTTG GTACGGACGTCGCCTCTCAACAAGAATTCACCTCTTGCCTCAAGAACACCCTAAGCGGCTTGGCCAAAAATGCTAACAATCTGCAG AGTAGCGGATTGGCTGGTGAAGATCTGGTGAAGACTCTAGAAGGCCTGGGATTGGAtgagagtggggagggaggcggcggcggcggtggtggtggcggtgcggATGACGGGAACATCCTACCCATCATGCAGTCCATCATGCAGAATCTGCTTTCCAAGGAGGTGCTCTATCCGTCTCTTAAAGAAATCACCGGCAAG TACCCTGACTGGCTGGAGTCCAATAAGCCGAGCTTGAGCCCGGAGGACTACCGGCGGTACGAGCAGCAGGCCCAGATCATGGGGGACATCTGCAGCGAGTTTGAGAAGGAGGGGGCCGAGTGCACGGATTCGGACGGCAAGTTCGAGAGCATCCTGGACCTGATGCAACgg CTGCAAGACTTGGGTCAGCCTCCTAAAGAATTGGCAGGAGATGCA cCGGCGGGCTTGAACTTTGACATGGAGTCCCTGAACCTCCCAGGAGTACCTGGGGCGGGTGCGGCAGAGAATTGCTCCATCATGTGA